Proteins encoded within one genomic window of Thermococcus celer Vu 13 = JCM 8558:
- a CDS encoding MFS transporter, which produces MSPHRKASNERLIFLLFYFALSASIYLPGPYFVLYLNAHIALSWIGLSYSLNRLSNLLFEYPSGIFADKVGRLKSTMLGTFLVGMSMILLTIFERLPIYIVLLSAFLGGAGMAFISGSLEAWAVDEFGKKDVKRLFSDMGTLKNIAGVIASILSGILVKYAGLKYPLFISGLLGVFSPAVLFSLPDNRGYSEGRTLLRKNLKLFQNPDFSMLVFLSLLVSSMLSVFFVVWPVTLKNLGAPKSILGPVYFSLMLSMSLGSYIARKVSMPLRGVSFFLIFGTAITIAIALVLKWNIDSYIIVLALLYVLEVLIGLYYVFMGYIRNSIVPSEIRASAISMISLVNSAVGIVILPLFLSLGELHVKWIICSLLLALGLIPLKAWKTYLSSILSQEM; this is translated from the coding sequence ATGTCCCCACATAGAAAAGCTTCAAATGAACGGTTGATATTCCTCTTATTTTATTTTGCATTGTCCGCTTCCATATATCTTCCGGGACCTTATTTTGTATTGTATCTTAATGCCCATATCGCATTATCATGGATTGGCCTTTCATATTCATTAAATAGACTCTCCAACCTGCTGTTTGAATACCCATCTGGAATATTTGCTGATAAAGTCGGAAGACTCAAATCTACAATGCTGGGCACGTTTTTGGTTGGGATGAGTATGATATTGCTGACAATATTTGAGAGACTTCCGATTTACATTGTACTACTTTCAGCATTCCTCGGAGGGGCTGGAATGGCGTTTATTTCCGGATCTTTGGAAGCATGGGCAGTGGATGAATTTGGGAAAAAAGATGTAAAGCGGCTATTTTCTGACATGGGGACATTAAAAAATATTGCAGGTGTTATTGCCTCAATACTGTCGGGCATCCTTGTCAAATATGCAGGACTAAAATATCCTTTGTTTATATCTGGTCTCTTGGGAGTGTTTTCCCCGGCAGTACTGTTTTCCCTTCCAGACAATAGAGGGTATTCTGAAGGCAGGACACTTTTGAGGAAAAACTTAAAACTCTTCCAAAACCCCGATTTTTCAATGCTTGTGTTTTTAAGTCTGCTGGTATCCTCAATGCTTTCAGTATTCTTTGTGGTGTGGCCTGTAACACTAAAGAACTTAGGAGCACCTAAGAGTATACTGGGTCCAGTATACTTTTCTTTGATGCTCTCCATGTCCCTTGGTAGTTACATTGCGAGAAAGGTTTCGATGCCTCTCAGGGGAGTGAGTTTTTTCCTGATATTTGGAACAGCCATTACAATCGCCATAGCGTTGGTATTAAAGTGGAACATTGACTCATACATAATAGTGCTGGCACTTTTATACGTGCTTGAGGTTCTTATTGGTTTATACTATGTCTTCATGGGTTATATCCGAAACTCAATAGTCCCATCAGAAATACGGGCATCTGCAATATCTATGATTTCTCTGGTAAACTCTGCCGTAGGTATTGTGATCCTCCCGTTGTTTTTGTCCTTGGGGGAACTCCACGTAAAATGGATAATATGCTCTCTATTGCTGGCTTTGGGGTTAATACCTCTGAAAGCCTGGAAAACTTATCTCTCATCTATTCTTTCTCAAGAAATGTAG
- a CDS encoding ABC transporter permease: MVNAGGILTIAKKECRIQLRYRVVWINFALTPFFMLAPWVLTAKMFSPDFGEAVLVGSLMWYWLNQYFFGVQEAFEDEREEGTLISIALTPISLLEFLIGKGMWILVECVYITGVTMLIFWALGISQAISPQMFAVYILSGLYTFAFSILWGALVLQFRRIAGINFITQEILGIASGVTANINAYPRLMRTVAYILPLTYTIKIGREILLGRTFFEVLPDLAILTIITFLYFSIGTVLLKRAENNLRSMGGWEAW; this comes from the coding sequence ATGGTTAACGCGGGTGGAATCCTCACAATTGCTAAAAAAGAGTGCAGAATCCAGCTTCGATATCGGGTGGTGTGGATTAACTTTGCCCTAACGCCATTCTTTATGTTGGCTCCCTGGGTTCTGACGGCCAAAATGTTCTCCCCCGACTTTGGGGAAGCCGTTTTGGTTGGCTCACTCATGTGGTACTGGCTCAACCAGTACTTCTTTGGAGTTCAGGAGGCGTTCGAAGATGAGAGGGAAGAGGGGACTCTGATAAGCATCGCTTTAACTCCAATCTCACTGCTGGAGTTCCTGATTGGAAAGGGGATGTGGATTCTTGTGGAATGTGTGTACATAACGGGCGTTACCATGCTAATATTCTGGGCTTTAGGAATATCGCAGGCTATCTCCCCTCAGATGTTCGCCGTTTACATACTGTCAGGGCTGTATACCTTTGCGTTTTCCATCCTCTGGGGGGCTTTGGTGCTGCAATTCCGGAGGATCGCGGGTATAAACTTTATAACTCAAGAAATCCTAGGGATAGCCTCTGGTGTCACTGCTAACATTAATGCTTATCCTAGACTAATGAGAACTGTAGCTTATATTCTTCCCCTAACATATACAATAAAAATCGGCAGAGAAATTCTGCTAGGAAGAACTTTTTTTGAAGTTCTCCCCGATTTAGCTATCCTGACAATCATAACGTTCCTGTACTTTTCTATAGGAACAGTACTGCTCAAAAGGGCTGAAAATAATTTAAGGAGTATGGGAGGATGGGAAGCTTGGTGA
- a CDS encoding ABC transporter ATP-binding protein, which yields MLRDINLRIREGEFVVIAGENGSGKTTLLKVMTGLLIPDEGKVRVLGFDVSKDWKKLSKYIGVALANERTLYWKLTGLENLEIFAGLYGVKKGKRKALEILEKLNLVHVKDKLVEEYSSGMRRKLLLAKATIHNPKILFLDEILNGLDPKSYLKIIEFLEELNQNGITIVLISHALHDLPPKARLIVMKDGRIVLDDKLSKFKLDESIKIKATINGKEVERIVSREELNETLMELTESGAENVQIERDDLYSILRRILDG from the coding sequence GTGCTAAGGGACATAAACCTCAGAATCCGCGAGGGCGAGTTCGTGGTAATAGCCGGAGAAAACGGTTCGGGTAAGACAACACTTCTCAAAGTAATGACAGGTCTGTTAATCCCAGATGAAGGCAAAGTTAGGGTTTTAGGGTTTGATGTATCTAAAGACTGGAAAAAACTTTCTAAGTATATTGGTGTTGCGTTAGCAAATGAAAGGACCCTATATTGGAAGCTTACAGGCCTAGAAAATTTAGAGATATTTGCCGGACTTTATGGGGTCAAAAAAGGGAAAAGAAAGGCCTTAGAAATCTTAGAGAAACTTAATCTAGTACATGTAAAAGATAAGCTTGTAGAGGAATATTCAAGTGGCATGCGACGGAAATTGCTTTTAGCTAAAGCCACAATTCATAACCCCAAAATCTTGTTTCTTGATGAAATACTTAACGGTCTTGATCCCAAGTCCTATTTAAAGATTATAGAGTTCCTTGAGGAATTAAATCAAAATGGGATAACAATTGTTTTAATTAGCCATGCCCTTCATGATCTACCCCCAAAAGCTAGGCTGATAGTTATGAAAGATGGGAGGATTGTTCTTGACGATAAACTTTCGAAGTTCAAATTGGATGAGAGTATAAAAATCAAAGCAACGATTAACGGAAAAGAGGTCGAAAGAATAGTATCCCGGGAGGAGCTCAATGAAACACTGATGGAGCTCACAGAGAGTGGAGCCGAGAACGTTCAAATTGAGAGGGACGACCTGTACTCCATCCTAAGGAGGATCCTTGATGGTTAA
- a CDS encoding radical SAM/SPASM domain-containing protein, with product MKYVVRKTLPNGQTILFNILTRSIEVVSDNADNESISQKLKASFILVDGEEALSRYVHNKLKYPSEDRLIIIDAWTLNCNLSCTYCMQQDTRKLNPQLSLSPEERVQIWDQLRRIFRKEYIDVLLFGGEPFYDPSYVEEMLSMSKNLSIPVGHYSAITNGVFKDPERTLEIITEYPFEYVQITLDGPPRIHDKRRIFPTGNGTFNKIMENIRLLLEHTDIRIIIHSVIDAQNWKYYGEMLDILLNKFGDHIKDRRIVFNVGMESHPSSPCTHTISNIPDPEQYATMFLYAIREAINRKVPIISFLSESVCTYNKDNELLVGPDGSIYKCTSAIGLDNFKVASKEEVFHNPELFLVKYAQFIEGGKGDNYCWSCQYFPVCGGGCVYNAWIEGKKKDCWAIFHQKTLPKFAEMLLEVDEIEPDIWVPLEK from the coding sequence ATGAAGTATGTAGTTCGTAAAACTCTTCCTAATGGTCAGACTATTTTATTCAACATATTGACCAGATCCATTGAGGTTGTGTCTGATAATGCTGATAACGAAAGCATTTCACAAAAACTAAAGGCCTCCTTCATTTTGGTTGACGGAGAGGAGGCATTGAGCAGATATGTCCATAATAAGCTAAAGTACCCCTCAGAGGACAGACTGATAATAATAGATGCATGGACGCTTAACTGTAATTTATCTTGCACTTATTGCATGCAACAAGATACTCGAAAGCTGAATCCACAATTATCATTATCTCCAGAAGAGAGAGTCCAAATATGGGACCAACTCCGTAGAATTTTCAGAAAAGAATATATAGATGTGCTGCTATTTGGTGGCGAGCCGTTCTACGATCCTAGCTATGTAGAGGAAATGTTATCTATGAGCAAAAATCTTAGTATTCCTGTTGGACATTATTCTGCAATAACAAACGGAGTATTCAAGGATCCTGAGAGAACTTTAGAGATCATCACGGAGTATCCATTTGAATACGTACAAATAACATTAGATGGCCCCCCAAGGATTCACGACAAACGCAGAATTTTTCCTACGGGCAATGGAACATTTAACAAAATAATGGAAAACATCAGATTATTGCTAGAACACACAGATATACGTATTATTATACATAGCGTCATAGATGCTCAAAACTGGAAATACTATGGGGAAATGCTAGACATTCTATTAAACAAATTTGGAGATCACATTAAAGACAGACGAATTGTTTTCAATGTGGGGATGGAGAGTCATCCCTCCTCCCCGTGTACCCATACGATAAGTAACATCCCAGACCCCGAACAATATGCAACGATGTTCCTTTATGCAATTAGGGAAGCTATAAACAGGAAAGTGCCCATAATCTCTTTCCTTTCGGAATCAGTGTGCACCTACAATAAAGACAACGAACTACTTGTGGGTCCAGATGGTTCCATTTATAAGTGTACATCAGCCATTGGATTGGATAACTTCAAAGTAGCATCAAAAGAAGAGGTATTTCATAACCCAGAGTTATTTTTAGTAAAATATGCCCAGTTTATTGAAGGAGGGAAGGGCGATAATTATTGCTGGAGCTGTCAGTATTTCCCGGTGTGTGGGGGAGGATGTGTATACAATGCGTGGATTGAGGGTAAAAAGAAGGACTGCTGGGCTATATTTCACCAAAAAACACTACCAAAATTTGCAGAGATGTTATTAGAGGTGGATGAAATAGAACCCGATATTTGGGTACCCTTAGAAAAGTAG
- a CDS encoding heavy metal translocating P-type ATPase: protein MTAGSATLGTWLYLGKPFVFALERMVTVMVITCPHALGLAVPLVVSVSTSISARKRILIRNREAFERAKDVQVVVFDKTGTLTEGKFEVTDIIPLDELSEERILKYAAALESYSEHPIAQGIVEKVKEKKIELYDVKDFKAIPGKGAQGVINGREVLIVSPQFLKEKGLWKEDERVNNVLEQGKTVVFLVIGGKLVGALALADKIRPESREAVKRLHEMGVKAYMLTGDNAKVAKWVAEELGLDGFFAEVLPHQKSEKVQELQNKGLIVAMVGDGINDAPALIQADVGIAIGAGTDVAIESADIILVKNDPRDVITGIHLARATYRKMVQNLAWATGYNTFAIPLAAGILYRYGILLSPAAGALLMSLSTVIVAINARFLKA, encoded by the coding sequence ATAACCGCTGGAAGTGCAACTCTCGGCACTTGGCTGTACTTAGGAAAGCCATTCGTTTTTGCCTTAGAGAGGATGGTAACTGTGATGGTAATTACATGTCCTCACGCTTTAGGATTAGCAGTTCCTTTAGTGGTTTCAGTATCAACATCAATATCAGCGAGAAAGAGAATACTAATTAGGAATAGAGAAGCCTTTGAGAGGGCAAAAGATGTTCAGGTAGTTGTTTTTGACAAGACGGGAACTTTGACCGAAGGAAAGTTTGAGGTAACGGATATAATTCCATTGGATGAGCTTAGTGAGGAAAGAATCTTGAAATACGCGGCAGCGTTAGAAAGTTATTCGGAGCATCCAATCGCTCAAGGAATAGTGGAGAAGGTTAAGGAGAAGAAGATTGAGCTTTACGATGTTAAGGACTTCAAAGCAATTCCCGGAAAAGGTGCTCAAGGCGTTATCAACGGCAGAGAAGTGCTTATTGTAAGTCCACAGTTCTTGAAGGAAAAGGGACTCTGGAAAGAGGATGAGCGCGTTAACAATGTCTTGGAGCAAGGAAAGACGGTGGTGTTCTTAGTCATCGGTGGAAAGCTCGTCGGTGCTTTAGCTTTAGCCGATAAGATAAGGCCAGAATCAAGGGAAGCTGTAAAAAGACTTCACGAGATGGGGGTAAAGGCATACATGCTCACAGGAGACAACGCTAAAGTTGCAAAGTGGGTTGCTGAGGAGCTTGGTTTAGATGGCTTCTTCGCCGAGGTGCTACCCCATCAGAAGTCTGAAAAAGTGCAAGAGTTACAGAATAAGGGATTAATTGTTGCGATGGTCGGCGATGGAATAAACGACGCTCCAGCCCTGATACAGGCGGACGTTGGAATAGCCATCGGGGCGGGAACCGATGTTGCCATAGAAAGTGCTGACATAATTTTAGTCAAAAACGATCCAAGAGATGTCATAACGGGGATACACCTTGCGAGAGCTACATACAGGAAGATGGTGCAGAACCTGGCATGGGCAACGGGCTACAACACCTTCGCCATCCCGCTGGCGGCAGGTATTCTCTACAGGTATGGTATACTATTGAGTCCAGCAGCCGGTGCTTTGCTGATGAGTCTGAGCACGGTGATAGTTGCCATCAACGCGAGGTTTTTGAAGGCCTGA
- a CDS encoding ABC transporter permease, translating into MGSLVRFLYLAKASLLTAKRYRIDWYGNVLMPVLGILPVTIAVWYGNKIGFLDFSHIVGTKKFFEYYILGIAYWNYIEAVWASIFVLREHMRIGQLEELLLTPIRPWEYILGWSFLAISLTTINSLPLIIVALVINIFHLSIETCILAVSIFLISMIASFGFAFLIFGLTLVIREGDEIVSLLGNAAPLLGGLYFPVTVLPAPLLILSYAFPFTWGIDLLRGVILGSRTILGFDAELMLLLMMSLGYFGMGILSYRVLEVRMRRKGIQGF; encoded by the coding sequence ATGGGAAGCTTGGTGAGGTTTCTATATCTCGCAAAAGCATCTCTATTAACTGCAAAACGTTATAGAATAGACTGGTATGGCAACGTGTTAATGCCGGTTCTGGGGATTCTTCCTGTTACTATTGCCGTGTGGTATGGGAATAAAATTGGTTTTCTAGATTTTTCCCATATTGTTGGAACTAAAAAATTCTTTGAATACTACATCCTTGGAATCGCTTACTGGAACTACATCGAAGCGGTGTGGGCTTCAATTTTCGTACTCAGAGAACACATGAGGATTGGACAATTAGAAGAGCTCCTTCTTACCCCGATTAGACCGTGGGAGTACATTCTCGGCTGGTCCTTCTTGGCGATAAGTTTAACAACAATAAATTCTTTGCCGTTAATTATAGTGGCGTTGGTAATAAATATCTTTCACCTGAGCATAGAAACTTGTATTCTGGCAGTATCTATATTTTTAATTTCAATGATAGCCTCTTTTGGTTTTGCATTTTTAATTTTTGGTTTGACGTTGGTGATCAGGGAAGGCGATGAAATAGTCTCGCTACTCGGAAACGCAGCCCCGCTCCTGGGCGGTCTTTACTTTCCCGTAACCGTACTCCCGGCGCCGCTGTTGATCCTCTCCTATGCGTTTCCATTCACGTGGGGGATTGATCTGCTCAGGGGGGTGATTTTGGGTTCCAGAACGATCCTCGGTTTTGATGCCGAGCTGATGCTTCTCCTTATGATGTCCCTTGGATACTTTGGAATGGGGATTCTAAGCTACAGAGTACTTGAGGTTAGAATGAGACGGAAAGGAATACAGGGATTTTGA
- a CDS encoding radical SAM/SPASM domain-containing protein → MAVYNITVREEPFGAYVHLREGAQVRIVSPVEDVVSGFLEDPYSMVEEIFEVLPNSGDSINIRTLAPHKTPIFSLSAPYDVSVDITNVCNLSCQHCYASALHQGEHISFMDLVRIVSKLDLSGVTHLAITGGEPFLHPYLDKIIKYIYASTKLNFTILTNGTIFRKDVINFLSKDKVKDVGGLFISLDDVESEIHDEFRGTDGAWERTVKFINKINKTTIPFIIGTVIHRHNKDRLEEIIKFSRDLGADGVHFMVFTPAGRASKVFEKYSLDKHEIQEIQHKLERLVDKYSTDTFKVMLDDFGYTFTWEKHPDSFSTLRELNLAGVCAAGRTILHIDNFGNVYPCSLFLGHKEFISGNLIKQDFYDIWINSNVLNMFRSSRIGSLETTQCSKCKFFNICKGGCAYNSYAFYGTIEREDPLCPHIEKLQMNG, encoded by the coding sequence ATGGCGGTATATAATATAACTGTTAGAGAAGAACCATTCGGAGCATACGTCCATTTAAGGGAAGGAGCTCAAGTTAGGATAGTATCTCCAGTGGAGGATGTAGTTTCAGGATTTCTTGAGGATCCATACAGCATGGTGGAAGAAATCTTTGAAGTTCTCCCCAATTCAGGAGATAGTATCAATATTAGAACACTGGCACCACATAAAACGCCTATTTTTAGTCTATCTGCTCCGTATGATGTCTCAGTTGACATAACTAATGTTTGTAACTTATCGTGCCAGCACTGTTATGCGAGTGCACTACATCAAGGGGAACATATTAGCTTCATGGATCTTGTGAGAATAGTATCAAAATTGGATCTATCAGGAGTCACCCATTTGGCTATTACTGGAGGGGAACCTTTTCTTCATCCGTATCTAGACAAAATAATTAAATATATTTATGCTTCAACTAAACTTAATTTCACTATATTGACTAATGGGACTATATTCCGGAAAGATGTGATTAATTTTCTATCCAAAGACAAAGTCAAGGATGTTGGTGGTCTCTTTATAAGTCTTGATGATGTAGAAAGTGAAATTCATGATGAATTCAGGGGAACTGATGGAGCGTGGGAACGAACGGTGAAGTTCATTAACAAGATTAACAAAACTACAATTCCATTTATAATTGGAACTGTAATACATAGACACAACAAGGATAGGTTAGAGGAAATAATAAAGTTTAGCAGGGATCTGGGGGCAGATGGAGTACACTTTATGGTATTTACCCCTGCAGGTAGGGCTTCAAAGGTTTTTGAGAAATATAGCCTTGACAAACATGAGATTCAGGAGATACAACACAAACTAGAGCGTCTTGTAGATAAATACTCCACAGACACATTTAAAGTAATGCTAGATGACTTTGGATATACATTTACCTGGGAAAAACATCCGGATTCGTTTAGTACACTGAGAGAATTAAATCTAGCGGGGGTTTGTGCTGCAGGGAGAACAATACTTCATATAGATAATTTTGGAAATGTGTATCCATGTTCCCTGTTTCTAGGACATAAAGAGTTCATATCAGGAAATCTTATTAAACAAGACTTTTATGACATTTGGATTAACTCAAATGTGCTAAACATGTTCAGGAGTAGTAGAATAGGGTCTCTAGAAACTACGCAGTGTTCAAAATGCAAATTTTTTAACATATGCAAAGGGGGATGCGCTTACAACTCCTATGCATTCTACGGTACAATAGAAAGAGAGGATCCATTATGTCCCCACATAGAAAAGCTTCAAATGAACGGTTGA